Part of the Oncorhynchus tshawytscha isolate Ot180627B linkage group LG23, Otsh_v2.0, whole genome shotgun sequence genome, agagacacacactcactcaacatATCTTCACACTAACACCTTTATCTGTGAGGCAGGATGCATTCTCTACTGCTGccctgtgtgtgtactctgttttattcccccaccccaacccctgATCATATTTGTCCATCTTCCTGCCAAACCAATGGAACATTCTAAATATGTCTGCTGCACAATCCATCTCAATTTTCTAAATCTATTAACTTTCTTTGTGTGGCCTGCCTCCCCTAACGCCCGATCTTTAAAAACCGTGGTTGTTCAACAATTATGATAACTGCAACAGGGGAATTAGAAGATCCAGCCCATTTATCTCCCGGCTCCTCCTCTGCACAGACATGACGCGGCTAAATGAAAAATGGACACGGTTTAAAACATATTGATTCCAGCTTTAAACAAAGGTACACTCAATATTATTTAGCTCTAAATACATCTTTGTTATCTGTGCCCGAGTGGTAGTTACAGCTACGTCCTCGTAATCACAGACGTAAAAATAATAGAGCAATTCCCTTTGAAATGGCCCAGACAAGCTTGTTTGGGACCCTAGTCCAAGTGATGCATATTCAGGCTAAATGAATGTGTGAGTAAGGTTCACAGCTGATGAATGGCTTACTATAGGATACTATTAGGGATAAAAGTGTTTGTGGTCCTCAATGACCCGAGGAGTGGATTTAACACAAGTTTAAACGATACAAGTGATTCTAAGAATGCACAGCAGCAAATAActtagtgcctttgaacggggtatggtagtaggtgccaggcgcaccggtttgtgtcaacaactgcaacgctgctgggatttTCCCGCTCAACAGTTTActgtatgtatcaagaatggtccaccacccaaaggacatacaactaacttgacacaacagtgggaagcattggaatcaacatgggccaacatccttgtggaatgctttcaactccttgtagagtccgtgcccagacgaattgaggctgttctgaggacaaaaggggggtgcaattcaatataaggaaggtgttcctaatgtttggtatactcagtgtatatcagcagagaggaagaggcaaagcgagagCGTTCACTCTCaccaaaataagcccaatgcgtttctatgggcttaaGCATGTCTCCTACCCTCCAGCCTTCGGAAACTACTTTGGGCGgcgacatgagcatctcgtcattatatacagatctctgataTCAGTCACTGGctatgtgtaacctttatttaactatgcaaatcagttaagaacaaattcttatttacaatgacggcaatGAGTTGACTCATTGGTGATAAGGTGATTTGATTCATCTTGTATTTTGCTTAAATAGAAATAAAcacattgtcacaccctgaccaaagtttgctttgtatgtttctatgttttgtttggtcagggtgtgatctgagtgggcattctatgttacatgtctagtttgtctatttctatgtttggcctgatatggttctcaatcagaggcaggtgttagtcattgtctctgattgggaaccgtatttaggtagcctgtttggtggtgggttttgtgggtgattgttcctgtctctgtgtttgtaccagatagggctgtttcggtttttcacatttcttgttttgttagtctattcatgtatagtttctttattaaagaaccatgaataataaccacgctgcgttttggtccgcctcttcttcgactcaagaaaaccgttacacacatatacagtgccttcagaaagtagtcatacccctcgacttttccccacattttgttgtgttacagcctcaaattaaaatggattcaattgagattgtttggcactggccccataatgtcaaagcggaattatgtttttagaaattaaaATCTGAaacgtcttgagtcaataagtattcaactctttTGTTATGGTAAGTCTAAATAagatcaggagtaaaaatgtgcttaacaagtaacataataagttgaatggactcactctatgtgcaataattgtgatctgtaaggtcccacagtcgagcagtgaatttcaaacacagattcaaccacaaagaccagggatgttttccaatgcctcgcaaagaagggcatgggtaaaaaatgaataaatatcctgatgctgaatatccctttgagcatggtgaagttattaattacaatttggatggtgtatcaatacacccagtcactacagagatacagatgtccttcctaagtcagttgccggagaggaaagaaactgctcagggatttcaccatgaggtcaatggtgcctttaaaacagttacaaagtttaatgactgtgataggagaaaattgaggatggatcaacaacattgtagttactccacggTAGTAACcttattgacagagtgaaaaaaagtaagactgtacagaataaaaatattccaaaacatacatcctgtttgcaacaaggcactaaagtaatactgcaaaaaaggtggcaaagcaattacatttttttcctgaatacaaagcattatgtttggggcaaatccaatacaacacattactgaataccatgctccatattttcaagcatagtggtggtcgCATCATGTTATCGTTGAGGCCTGGggagttttcaggataaaaaaatgaaaggaatggagctaagcacaggctaaatcctaaacactgggagatgaattcattcgaggtcgaccgattaatcggcatggcagattaattagggacgatttcaagttttcataacaatcggtaatctgcatttttggacgccgattatgaccaattacattgcattccacaaGGAAACTGTGTGGCAGGAtgaccacctgttacacgagtgcagcaaggagccaaggtaagttgctagctcgcattaaacttatcttataaaaaacaatcaatcaatcttcaaataatcactagttaactacacatggttgatgatattgctaggttaactagcttgtcctgcgttgcatataatcaatgcggtgcctgttaatttttcatcgaatcacagcctacttctaacaaaagcgcattcgggAAACAAatacaatcgttgcacgaatgaaTCTAACCATAAccatcaatacacagaagtatatatttttttaacctgcgtatttagttcaaataaattaatgttaatgggcaatattaactagggaaattgtgtcacttctcttgcgttcattgcatgcagagtcagggtatatgcaacagttttggccgcctggctcattgcgaactaatttgccagaattttacataattatgacattacattgaaggttgtgcaatataacagcaatatttagacttagggttgccacccattcaataaaatacggaacggttccgtatttcactgaaagaataaatgttttgttttcaaaatgatagtttcctgatttatccatattaatgaccaaaggctcgtatttctgtgtttattataatataatatagtctaTGATAGTCACATAATGCACTTTtatttacttctccaacactgtgtttgcattatttaaatcaaattgagcatatttcattatttatttgagactaaacagattttatttatgtattatattaagtaaaaataagtgttctttgttcattcagtattgttgtaattgtcattattacatatatatatatatatatatatacagttgaagtcagaagtttacacacacttaggttggagtcattaaaactagtttttcatccactccacaaattccttgctaacaaactatagttttggcaagtcggttaggatatctactttgtgcatgacacaagtcattttttcaacaattgtttacagacagattattcacttataattcactgtatcacaattccagtgggtcagaagtttacatacactaagttgactgtgcctttaaacaccttggaaaagtccagaaaatgtcatggctttagaagcttctgataggctaattgacatcctttgagtcaattggaagtgtacctgtggatgtatttcaaggtctaccttcaaactcagtgcctctttgcttgacatcatgggaaaaggaaaagaaatcagccaagacctcaggaaaaagtaattgtagacttccacaagtctggttcatcctttggagcaatttccaaatggttgaaggcaccacgttcatctgtacaaacaatagtacgcaattataaacaccatggggccacgcagccgttataccgctcaggaaggagacgcgttctgtctcctggagatgaaagtcctttggtgcaaaaagtgcaaatcaatcccagaacaacagcaaaggaccttgtgaagatgctggaggaaacaggtacaaaaatatctatatccacagtaaaacaggtcccatatcgacataacctgaaaggtcgctcagcaaggaagaagccactgctccaaaaccgccatttaaaaaagccagactacggtttgcaactgcacatggggacaaagatcgtacttcttggagaaatgtcctctggtctgatgagacaaaaatagaactgtttggccataatgaccattgttatgtttggaggaaaaagggggaggcttgcaagccgaagaacaccatcacaaccgtgaagcacgttggtggcatcatgttgtgggggtgcttttctgcaggagggactggtgcacttcccaaaatagatgacatcatgagggaggaaaattatgtggatatattgaagcaacacctcaaggtatcagtcaggaagttaaagcttggtcgcaaatgggtcttccaaatggacaacgaccccaagcatacttccaaagttgtggcaaaatggcttaaggacaacaaagtcaaggtattggagaggccatcacaaagccttgacctcaatcctatagaaattgtgtgggcagaactgaaaaagcgtgtgcgagcaaggaggccaacaaacatgactcagttacaccagctctgtcaggaggaatgggccaaaattcacccaacttattgtgagaagcttgtggaaggcaacccataacatttcacccaagttaaacaatttaaaggcaatgataccaaatactaattgagcgtatgtaaacatctgacccactgggaatgtgatggaaggaataaaaaatgaaataaataattctccctACTAAAATTTCACCTTCttaattaaaataaagtggtgatcctaacagacctaatgcagggaatttttactaggattaaatgtcaggaattgtgaaaaatggaaatgtatttggctaaggtgtattgtatgttaacttctgacttcaactgtattatatatatatatatatatatatatacacatacacacaactattttaattttattttttatatcggcagattaatcggtatctgcttttttttggtcctccaataatcggtatcggcgttgaaaaatcaatTGGCCAACCTCTAgaactcacctttcagcaggacaataacctaaaacacaaagccaaatctacaccggagttgcttaccaagaggacagtgaatgttcctgagtggccgagataAAGTTTTCACTTAAATCTTTGGTTGTCTAgcagtgatcaacaaccaatttgacagagttgaggcaaatgttgcacaatcataggtgtggaaagctcttagagactaacccagaaagacacaattgtaatcgctgccaaaaggtgcttctacaaagtattgactcaggggtgtgaatacttatgtaaatgagatattcctgtatttcattttcaatacatttgcaaaaaggtctttttttttttctttcactttgtcactatggggtattgtgtgtagatgggtgaaattttttttttttaatcaatgttgaattcaggccttaacacaaaatgtggaataagtcaaggtgtatgaatactttctgaaggcactgtaagtgctATATTAATTCCTAGCATCTATTAGGCTTACATTGTACAGAAATTGTACATTTCAAAACAAAACATATCTACCTAATAAAACAATTGATCAATataccattttttaaaataatttattgcATTGTGCAGTTTGGTTAAACAGCCTTAACATTGTTCATATTTATTAGTCAATGTAATGACTTAGCAGATAACAAGTCATTGACACATTCTTATAATAACAGTTGCCTAATCATTTAGAATAAATACAAtgtacactatcgttcaaaagtttggggtcacttagaaaggtccttgcttttgaaagaaaagccatttGTTTGTCCATTAGTGTGTCtactttgagaaacagatgcctcacaagtcctcaactggcagcttcattaaaaagtacctgcaaaacaccagtctcaacgtcaacagtgaagcagcgactacgggatgctggccttctaggcagagttcctctgtccagtgtctgtgttcttttgcccatctcaatcttttattgaccagtctgagatatggctttttctttgcaactctgcctagaaggccagcatcccggagtcacctcttcactgttgaagttgagactggtgttttgcaagtactatttaatgaagctgccagttgaggacttgtaaggcATCTGATTCTCAgactagacattctaatgtacttgtcctcttggtCAGTtggcaccagggcctcccacttctctttccattctggttagagccagtttgcgctgttctgtgaagggagtagcacacagcgttgtacgagatcttcagtttcttggcaatttctcgcatggaatagccttcatttctcagaacaagaagactgacgagtttcagaagaacgttctttgtttctggccattttgagcctgtaataaaatccacaaatgctgatgctcaactagtctaaagaaggccagttttattccttctttaatcagcaatacagttttcagctttgctaacataattgcaaaagggttttctaatgatcaaattagccttttaaaatgataaacttggatttgctaacacaacatgccattagaacacaggagtgagggatgctgataatgggcctctgtacgcttatgtagatattccattaaaaatcagccatgtccagctacaatagtcatttacaacattgacaatgtctacactgtatttctgatcaattttgtgttattttaatggacaacaaaaagtgcttttctttcaaaaacaaggatatttctaagtgaccacacacttttgaaaggtagtgtaatTAATCAGTTACAACACAActatttatcacacacacaccaagacaacACTATCAGTTAAAGTAGGTTATAGATTCAGTACATAGGCGGTATAAAGAGTATTTGTTTCTTGTATGTACAGTcctggccaaaagttgagaatgacaaatatacatttccacaaagttagctgcttcagtgtctttagatatttttttgtcagatgttactatgtaataatgaagtataattacaagcatttcataagtgtcaaaggcttttcttgaaaattacatgaagttgatgcaaagagtcaatatttgcagtgttgacccttctttttcaagtcctctgcaatccgccctggcatgttgtcaattaacttctgggccactgatggcagcccattcttgcataatcaatgcttggagtttgttagaatttgtgggttgttgtttgtccacctgcctcttgaggattgaccacaagttctcaatgggattaaggtctggggagtttcctggccatggacccaaaatatcgatgttttgttccccaagccacttagttatcactattgccttatggcaaggtgctccatcatgctggaaaaggcattgtttgtcactaaactgttcctggatggttgggagaagttgctctcggaggatgtgttggtaccattctttattcatggctgtgttcttaggcaaaattgtgagtgagcccactcccttggctgagaagcaaccccacacatgaatggtctcaggatgctttactgttggcatgatacAGGACTGACGgcagcgctcaccttgtcttctccggacaagcttttttccagatgccccaaacaatcggaaaaggGACTCAGAGAAAAGCAGTCCAATCCcagtaccttttgcagaatatcagtctgtccctgatgtttttcctggagagaagtggcttcttcgctgcccttcttgacaccagaaCATCCTCCAAAAGtttttgcctcactgtgtgtgcagatgcactcacacctgcctgctgccattcctgagcgagctttgtactggtggtgccccgatcccgcagctgaatcaactttaggagactgtcctggcgcttgctggactttcttgggcaccctgaagccttcttcacaacaattgaaccgctctccttggagttcttgatgatccgataaatagttgatttaggtgcaatcttactggcagcaatatctttGCCCGTGAagctctttttgtgcaaagcaatgatggcggaacgtgtttccttgcaggtaactatggttgacagaggaagaacaatgattccaagcaccaccctcctttagaagcttccagtctgttattcaaactaactcaaatcagcatgacagagtgatctccagcctggtcctcgtcaacactcacacctgtgttaacgagagaatcactgacatgatgtcagctggtcctttttttgtcagggctgaaatgcagtggaaatgtttttgggggattcagttcatttgcattgcaaagagggactttgcaattaattgcaattcatctgatcactcttcataacatggagtatatgcaaattgccatcatacaaactgaggcagcagactttgaaaactaatatttgtgtcattctcaaaactgttggccacgactgtactgcaGACCCACTCTGCTCACCTACATCAGAAAAGTATTGTCATCATACATTCAGTAAAATAGTGTCATGATTTTAGATATAGCACAAAACAGATATAATTCACCCCAAATAGTAATTGACATGACAGACGTCTACCTTACATTTAAGTCACTTTATTGCTCTATAATCAAATTTTGACATTTTGATGAATCATCTACACCTACAGCCACGGTAAGTGGGAAATTAGATTAATTTGTActttgaactatccctttaatgtcCAGAAAACAAATCTGAAACTGCATGCCAACTAAAAACTCTACCCAACATCTAGCTGTATCTAGTGGAGTGTCACTGTCTGGAGCTCTTAGACCTTCGAATTGACGCTTCCTACATCATCTTGTTTGTCCGCTGTAATAATCAGCCAAATGCCCCACCTCAGTGTTCTGGTGAAATATGGCTGCCCCCCCAGGTAAGGGCTACACATTGGGAGTAGTGGAAAGGGTGAGTTACCCCCATAAAGCAATGAATTTGAGAAAGGCGCAACACAACCAGGCAAATCATTATCATCAATCAGCGACACTGAGCCAGGTGAACAGAGAGGTGGTGGGTGCGAGCGAAGGTCCGGAGGCAGCGGGGGCAGGAGTACGGTCTCTCCCCAGTGTGGGTCCTCATGTGAGTTTTAAGGTGGCCGACCAAGCGAAAGCTCTTGTCACACTCCTGGCAGGGAAAGGGCCGTGAGCCATTGTGGATCCTCATATGTTTGCCCAGATCCCCTGAAGAGGTATAGCAGCCGTGGCAGACAGAACATTCAtacggcttctctccagtgtgggtGCGTATGTGTTTTGTGAGATCTCCAGACTGAGCAAAGCTCTTGCTGCACTCCGAACAGACATATGGTCTCTCCCCTGTGTGAGTGCGTTGGTGGTTCTTCAGGTGTTCCAGTCGAATGAACTGCTTGCTGCACACTGTGCAGTGGTAAGGCCTCTCACCGGTGTGTGAGCGCATGTGTGTCTTCAACGCCCCAATGTCTATGACCTTCAGGCCACACTCCCCACACTGGTGGCCTTTCTCATTGTTGTGGATCTTTAGGTGAAGCCTCAGGTTTCTCTTGATAGAGAAGTCTTTACCACACTCTGTGCAGTGAAAGGGTTTCTCCCCCGTGTGAGAGCGTAGGTGAATGGTCAGACTAGACTTGTATCCAAACTGCCGGTCACATTGGGAGCAGGAGTACTGCTTTTTGCCAGAATGAGTGGTCATGTGACTCCTGAGACCCTTCATACGGGCAAAATCCTTCCCGCATTCCTGGCATTTGAATGCCTTGACTCCAGAGTGTATCAGCAGGTGTTTGCGTAAACTTCCGCTCTCCGCAAACCTTTTGCCACACTCCTTGCAGGCATAAGGCTTCTCTCCGGTGTGAATTCGCATGTGAATGTTCAGGCTCTGTGGACTACAGAGGATCTTGCCACACTCTGAGCAATGGAAGCCGACTTCAAGACAGACCACAGGCTTAATGTCCTGAGGTTCAGTGCCCTCTGGTTCGTGACACTGGTGAGGTCCCAGTCCCCAACAATtcttgaagctcttcccacagtcGGCACAACTGAGGTGTCCATTGGTGCTGATCACAGCCATTTTGTGTGAAAGCTCACAGTGGTTTTGCAGACTGCCCAGGTATCTGAATCTGCGGGCACACTGTGGGCAGGTGTAGAGTTTTGCCGAAACTCTGTGTGGACGGGCAGGTTTCCGGGGAGTGGCTGAAGGGTGGATCTGGAGGGTGTGGATGCTAAGCAGCCGTGGGGTTTGGAACATGAGGCTACAGTGGAGGCAGCTGTGTGTTGGGAGCGTCTCTGTTCCACTGCTCTTTGAAAAACTGCTTCTCAACATGGCCAGATACTCCTTCTGGTGGTTCCACTTGATGTGCTTCTCCAGGAAGGAATGGTTGGTGAAGGAGATGGTGCAGTATGTGCAAGGAAAGAACTGCGGagaagagactgagggagagtggTGGAAGTAGGGGTAGAAAAAGACAAAGTGAGAATAATAGATGAGTTGTTATTCTTGATTTGACTCTTTGTTATTATTGCTATTGACTGACGTACTGCATAGTTGAGGGAGCTAgcacgtaagcatttcactgcaccttttacctgctgtaaactgtgtatgtgatgaatcaaatgtgatttgatgtacAGAAGAGGGACGTAAACTAAAATAAGAAACATTTGAAAAGTAAACGAGAGTAGTCCTATATTTTCATGATGAATCTTAAATTCAAAGTCAATATAACCATTTAGCCTAGTCAGTCAATTTCAAATATTCCAGCAAATTTTAAGATGACACTGATTTTAAGGGTGGGTGTGTATGCGTACCTCTGTTGCTGTCAGTATCCCTCCCGTCTTCAGTGTCCTCATCTGTGTCTTCTTCACCCACATTCTCCTCCTTCATGAAACACACTTGAGTTTCTCTCTTAACCACTACCTTATGTATTTCAGAATCAGAATCATACTCCGCTTTTACCTCTACTGTTCCTTGGCTAATGTAAACGGAATCTGTTTCAGTCTTGGTTATGACGGTTCCAGAATCCTTGTGGAGTGCTCTAGAATCAAAGCAATGACTCTGTACTTCAAAGTCTGCTGGTTCCTCTTTAATTTGGATAGAGTTGGAAGTTACCCCTTTAGTGTTGGGAGAGGGAGCTTGGCTAATGTCTGGTTCTTCTCTTTTGCAGTTAACATCATCTAACTGTGTTTCACACTCTGTTTT contains:
- the LOC112222732 gene encoding gastrula zinc finger protein XlCGF57.1 isoform X2, encoding MKNKSVKKQHKIMRSKHRDPIKTECETQLDDVNCKREEPDISQAPSPNTKGVTSNSIQIKEEPADFEVQSHCFDSRALHKDSGTVITKTETDSVYISQGTVEEENVGEEDTDEDTEDGRDTDSNRVSSPQFFPCTYCTISFTNHSFLEKHIKWNHQKEYLAMLRSSFSKSSGTETLPTHSCLHCSLMFQTPRLLSIHTLQIHPSATPRKPARPHRVSAKLYTCPQCARRFRYLGSLQNHCELSHKMAVISTNGHLSCADCGKSFKNCWGLGPHQCHEPEGTEPQDIKPVVCLEVGFHCSECGKILCSPQSLNIHMRIHTGEKPYACKECGKRFAESGSLRKHLLIHSGVKAFKCQECGKDFARMKGLRSHMTTHSGKKQYSCSQCDRQFGYKSSLTIHLRSHTGEKPFHCTECGKDFSIKRNLRLHLKIHNNEKGHQCGECGLKVIDIGALKTHMRSHTGERPYHCTVCSKQFIRLEHLKNHQRTHTGERPYVCSECSKSFAQSGDLTKHIRTHTGEKPYECSVCHGCYTSSGDLGKHMRIHNGSRPFPCQECDKSFRLVGHLKTHMRTHTGERPYSCPRCLRTFARTHHLSVHLAQCR
- the LOC112222732 gene encoding gastrula zinc finger protein XlCGF57.1 isoform X1: MKNKSVKKQHKIMRSKHRDPIKTECETQLDDVNCKREEPDISQAPSPNTKGVTSNSIQIKEEPADFEVQSHCFDSRALHKDSGTVITKTETDSVYISQGTVEVKAEYDSDSEIHKVVVKRETQVCFMKEENVGEEDTDEDTEDGRDTDSNRVSSPQFFPCTYCTISFTNHSFLEKHIKWNHQKEYLAMLRSSFSKSSGTETLPTHSCLHCSLMFQTPRLLSIHTLQIHPSATPRKPARPHRVSAKLYTCPQCARRFRYLGSLQNHCELSHKMAVISTNGHLSCADCGKSFKNCWGLGPHQCHEPEGTEPQDIKPVVCLEVGFHCSECGKILCSPQSLNIHMRIHTGEKPYACKECGKRFAESGSLRKHLLIHSGVKAFKCQECGKDFARMKGLRSHMTTHSGKKQYSCSQCDRQFGYKSSLTIHLRSHTGEKPFHCTECGKDFSIKRNLRLHLKIHNNEKGHQCGECGLKVIDIGALKTHMRSHTGERPYHCTVCSKQFIRLEHLKNHQRTHTGERPYVCSECSKSFAQSGDLTKHIRTHTGEKPYECSVCHGCYTSSGDLGKHMRIHNGSRPFPCQECDKSFRLVGHLKTHMRTHTGERPYSCPRCLRTFARTHHLSVHLAQCR